The Mytilus trossulus isolate FHL-02 chromosome 3, PNRI_Mtr1.1.1.hap1, whole genome shotgun sequence genome contains a region encoding:
- the LOC134710610 gene encoding E3 ubiquitin/ISG15 ligase TRIM25-like, whose protein sequence is MASFIPCGPCGHEGNTQNAEKWCTDCNEGFCNVCEKAHMSLRITRDHNLILIEDYRKIENVNVCVQCEEHGSNLEMYCKRHEKAICIACLTKNHKDCSDAIIPLAEAAKNVKTSTALADLEHTISETLVNIQKCRNDREAATERIEIQEKIIKKRIFDTRETINKHLDDLERKLLNELTTVHTSCKSKYRTIQNQLNGKEKEIKRLQEQTSQLKRFAPDIQVFLRTHQINKEIHDEVKSITSALLFVSNYNIEIEIHQGITSLLKDVDYFARVKIDKSTIKCPFKDAKSDQAQIQVQTRRSVHNTKLLLRKKLRIEQKGKTMDITGCAILANGNLLFAVKTWKNVLMEYNKDGLFVRDIPVSGEPWDLTVIDTDQIAVSYNDLNYIEVIDIKKMAVRNTMTLKYNCRGISYSDGKIYVVVDGRRIVVLDMEGTKLNSIKCDMNAFHIATIDDRIYYTAPISNTVKCCTPCGNRIWNFKDKSLTTPGGIATDSAKNVFVVGIRSNNLMILQDDGTVSKPLLTKADGLDKPARLYYNTETNILLVCNKCDGTVFLYSVMFD, encoded by the coding sequence ATGGCTTCATTTATACCATGTGGACCATGTGGTCACGAAGGGAACACACAGAATGCAGAGAAATGGTGCACGGATTGCAACGAAGGGTTTTGTAATGTATGTGAAAAGGCACACATGTCTCTGAGAATTACGAGAGACCACAATTTGATCTTAATCGAAGACTAccgtaaaattgaaaatgtgaaTGTTTGTGTTCAGTGCGAGGAGCACGGGTCTAACCTGGAGATGTATTGCAAAAGACATGAAAAGGCTATTTGTATTGCATGTCTTACTAAAAACCATAAAGATTGCTCCGACGCAATAATTCCTCTTGCAGAAGCAGCGAAAAATGTGAAGACATCAACTGCTCTGGCGGACTTGGAACACACAATTAGCGAAACATTAGTAAACATACAAAAATGCCGTAATGATCGCGAGGCTGCAACCGAACGGATCGAAATACAGGAAAAGATTATCAAAAAGCGTATTTTTGATACGAGGGAAACTATAAATAAGCATTTAGATGATCTggaaagaaaattattaaatgaGTTGACAACAGTACATACTTcttgtaaatcaaaatatagGACAATACAGAATCAGCTAAATGGAAAAGAGAAAGAAATTAAACGCCTCCAAGAACAAACCTCTCAACTAAAACGTTTTGCTCCCGACATACAGGTATTTTTGAGAACACATcagataaataaagaaatacacgACGAGGTTAAGTCTATAACAAGCGCCTTACTTTTCGTCAGCAATTACaacatagaaatagaaatacACCAGGGTATTACTTCACTGCTGAAAGATGTTGATTACTTTGCTAGAGTAAAAATCGACAAAAGTACCATCAAATGTCCATTTAAGGATGCAAAAAGTGATCAGGCCCAAATACAAGTACAAACTAGAAGATCTGTTCATAATACAAAGCTACTGCTgcgaaaaaaattaagaattgaGCAAAAAGGAAAGACCATGGATATTACAGGATGTGCAATATTGGCAAATGGTAACTTATTGTTTGCTGTTAAAACATGGAAGAATGTACTTATGGAGTATAATAAAGACGGACTTTTTGTCCGTGATATACCCGTCTCTGGAGAGCCATGGGATCTGACAGTAATAGATACCGACCAAATAGCGGTTTCTTATAACGATCTGAACTACATCGAGGTTATAGATATAAAGAAAATGGCCGTTCGGAATACAATGACATTAAAATACAACTGTCGGGGGATATCATACAGTGATGGAAAAATTTATGTTGTAGTTGATGGTCGAAGAATCGTAGTGTTGGATATGGAAGGAACTAAACTTAATTCAATCAAGTGTGACATGAATGCGTTTCATATCGCGACGATCGATGATAGAATCTACTACACAGCGCCTATTTCAAATACTGTTAAATGTTGTACACCATGTGGAAACAGGATATGGAATTTTAAGGATAAATCACTTACTACACCAGGCGGTATTGCCACTGACAGTGCCAAAAATGTGTTTGTTGTGGGTATAAGATCTAATAACCTTATGATATTGCAAGATGATGGAACTGTCAGCAAACCATTACTTACCAAAGCAGACGGATTAGACAAACCCGCACGTCTATATTACAACACGGAAACGAACATATTACTGGTGTGCAACAAATGCGATGGAACTGTTTTTTTATACAGTGTTATGTTTGATTAA